From Saccopteryx leptura isolate mSacLep1 chromosome 3, mSacLep1_pri_phased_curated, whole genome shotgun sequence, one genomic window encodes:
- the FAM110B gene encoding protein FAM110B: MPTETLQTGSMVKPVSPAGTFTSAVPLRILNKGPDYFRRQAEPNPKRLSAVERLEADKAKYVKSQEVINAKQEPVKPAVLAKPPVCPGAKRALGSPTLKVFGPNAKTESGVQRETLKLEILKNIINSSEGSSSGSGHKHSSRNWPPHRPDATDLHRHSFAESLKVYPTQGRGSPQESSSHVGRRLLEQTAESFLHVSHSSSDIRKVTSVKPLKAIACSSSAPPLPPKPKVAAMATMKSPEVDPVEPACGVSRRPSLQRSKSDLSDRYFRVDADVERFFNYCGLDPEELENLGMENFARANSDIISLNFRSASMISSDCEQSQDSNSDLRNDDSANDRVPYGISAIERNARIIKWLYSIKQARESQKVSHV, translated from the coding sequence ATGCCCACGGAGACCCTACAGACAGGTAGCATGGTGAAGCCCGTCAGCCCCGCCGGCACCTTCACCTCGGCCGTGCCCCTGCGCATCCTCAACAAGGGGCCCGACTACTTTCGCAGGCAGGCCGAGCCCAACCCCAAAAGACTCAGCGCCGTGGAGAGGCTGGAGGCCGACAAGGCCAAGTATGTCAAGAGTCAGGAGGTCATCAACGCCAAGCAGGAGCCAGTGAAGCCGGCCGTGCTGGCCAAGCCCCCGGTGTGCCCCGGCGCCAAGCGCGCGCTGGGCAGCCCCACGCTCAAAGTGTTCGGGCCGAACGCCAAGACCGAGAGCGGCGTGCAGAGGGAGACGCTGAAGCTCGAGATCCTGAAGAACATCATCAACAGCTCTGAAGGCTCCAGCTCGGGTTCGGGCCACAAGCACAGCTCCCGAAACTGGCCGCCGCACAGGCCGGACGCCACCGACCTGCACCGACACTCCTTCGCCGAGTCCCTGAAGGTGTACCCGACGCAGGGCCGGGGCAGCCCGCAGGAGAGCAGCTCCCACGTGGGCAGGAGGCTGCTGGAGCAGACGGCCGAGTCCTTCCTGCACGTCTCCCACAGCTCCTCGGACATCCGCAAAGTGACCAGTGTGAAGCCCTTAAAAGCGATCGCCTGCAGTAGCTCCGCTCCGCCTCTGCCTCccaaacccaaggtcgctgccatGGCCACCATGAAGTCCCCTGAAGTCGACCCTGTGGAACCAGCTTGCGGAGTCAGCCGAAGACCCTCCCTCCAGCGGTCTAAGTCGGACTTGAGTGACAGATATTTCCGGGTGGACGCAGACGTGGAGAGGTTCTTTAACTACTGCGGACTGGACCCCGAAGAGCTGGAAAACCTTGGAATGGAAAACTTTGCAAGGGCTAATTCTGACATCATATCCCTCAACTTCCGCAGTGCAAGTATGATCAGCTCAGACTGTGAACAGTCTCAGGACAGTAACAGTGACcttagaaatgatgacagtgcCAATGACCGGGTGCCATATGGCATTTCTGCGATCGAAAGAAATGCTAGGATCATCAAGTGGTTATATAGCATCAAACAAGCTAGAGAGTCACAGAAGGTCTCCCACGTGTAA